Part of the Acaryochloris thomasi RCC1774 genome, TTCTCAGAGGCACAGTTGGGACACGCTGGTAGAGCAGAAGACACGGAAAACGATGGATGACGACGAGTCAACACTCGCATAAGCATAGGAGAACATACATCCCCTTATCGATAGAATATCCTTACCCGTTTAGGACTACCTTAGAGATGAATATAACAAATACCTCAGAACCAAATGTTGTAATGCGACCTGCGATCGCAACTGCTCTCTCTCATCTAGAAAATATACGACAGACTACATTTGTACCGATCTTTGCCTCATTCAGCTCAACCGTTGGTTTTGTCTCGTTCTAGCTCAACCATGACAGGCACGTCGGTGAGATCGGATTAAACACGGTTCACCCCAACTATGCCGAGAAAGGCGTTGGCACAATTCAATTATGTATCAGTTTGGGATGGCCGAAGGCCGGTCGGAGACCATCGCAAAAATTAAAATAGCAGGCATGCAGGTTACAACCGGCGGCGACCCGAGGCATGTACCGGCCCGAGCCCATGAGAAAGCTGGTTTTACAATGCAAACTCCGAGCGTGTGGCTGTCAGAAGCTTTAGGCAGTGTGGTAACGGGTGTATGCACCAGGTGTAACACCAATCAGACGCTTGAAGTGCCGACCCAAATGACTTTGATCGTAGAAACCCACTGCCGCTGCGGCTTCAGAAATAGACAAGCCCCGAACCAGTAACTTTTTAGCTTGATTAACACGCAACTGCTGTTGATAAGCACTTAACGAAAGTCCTGTTTCCTGGCGAAAGATCCGACTGAGATGGAACCGACTCATTCCACTTAAGGTCGCCAAGTCTGTCAGAGAGGTGTTTTTGCTGTAGTGGGTCTGCAAAAAATCTCGCACTTTAGCCACGGATGGGCGATGGACTGGCGCTTTTACTGCATCAAGACAACCTTCTGCATGGCGAGTGAGCAAAGGCGCTAAAAAATGAATTAGAGCCACATCTTGCTCTAGTCGGGAGGCGTCAGATGCAACGCGACGACAAAAAACAAGGAGCCGCTGTACCAAATCATGGTCGGATAAAAATAGTGCAGGGACAAAAGGTGTTGTTGGCATCCCTGTCACTTCTAATGCAGCCCTTTCCATGACAGACGGATCGATCTGCATCATCCAAAAAGTCGCAGGGGCTGGCAAGCTCGTACGTTGACTAGGGGCGTGGGCCTCACCTGTATGAATGAGGCTCAATGTCCCAGTGGGAATAGGGTGAACAGCGCCCCGATAGGTGTACTCGCCTTGGCAGTTAAAGCTCAGCCCAAACTGATACTCAGGATGAGCATGGGGCGGTAGAGGGGCAACGGTTCCTGCTGAGTAGGCATAATGTTCGAGAACGATGCCAGGGAATTCCCACGCGTTGACTGCGATCTTGGATGTTGAAGACATTGAATTCTACGATTTTGGTCATACGCCCTTATTGATGTTGCAGGCTGTCTGCAGGACAAGATTACAATGACTCTGCCCTGCAGATCGTAGATATCTAACTATGCGATTTGCAAGGGGGCTGCTGCGTACGCTTCTAGCCCCTGTAAACCCATCTGATACATCTGAATCATCATTGGACGAACTTCTTCTAGCACGTCAGGTTCAGCATCAAAAGTTGCGGTCCAGCTCACAATCACCTGTAATGATGAAAAGCTACAGCCTGTCTAAGGCCGCAGCGATATCAGCAACCTCAGCCCGCTTTCGATAGTTGTTAGGCAGAAAGGCCCAGCTAATAACGCCGTCTTGATTCAGGACATAGGTCGCCGGATCGGGGGAGGCATAGCTGTCTCCATTCGCCTCCTCTACGGGGACGTTAACCCCCTTCAGAGCTTGCTTGTGTTCCTCCGGCAAGGTGAGAACAATCCCCAACTGTCTCGCTAAATAATTCCCTTCGTCAAAGAGAATATCGAACGGGAGATCCTGCAATGCCTGAGAAACAGTATCCATCGTCTCGATTTTTGTTGCCCCAGTCTCAATCATCTAGACAACTTCTTCAGGAGCGACGGAGTTGAATGCATCGCGTGTCGTCCACAGGTGTTTGTTGAGACTGTCTTTGGCCGCAAAGCCTACTTGTGGGTCATAACAGGTTGTTCCTTCGGATGACTACGTTTCCTTAAACTGCGTTGGCCAGCTGGCCTTGAGTTACAAACGCATCGTTACCCTCAAGTAGTGAGTTGAGCATCCCTCTGAATTTGGGCTTCATCATCGGGAGCATCAGTTTGCCGAGCAGACCCATTTTGGGTTCAAAGTCCATTGCCATGCTGACTTCTGTTCGGTTAGCAGTCACTCTTCGGAAGCGGAGGGTTGCGATCGCACTTTTCAGCGGCATGGTTCCCTCATAGATATTGATCTTCATGCTCTTGTGGGGCACATATTCCAGTACCTCTTCACGAATCCAGTTTTTGCCATCACTGATATCGCACTGGCGTTTCGCCCCTGCCCCGGTGGCTTGAGAGCCATCGATGAGCCGTGAATGTTTCAGGTTGGGGTTGAATTTGTAGATACCGCCAAAGTCATCCCAGCTTTCCCAAACCTTTTCGATGGGGGAATGAATCGTTCTATACACCGTTACATTTGCCATGATATTGCTCCAAGTAAAAATCTCCGGGTGATACCGACACCTCTTAACTCGATAATATGTAAGCATTTATGGAATAGGAACCCCATAAAAAGCGCCTCACTGGTGCAAAAAAACGCCGCTACGGAGTGATGCCTTGTGAATTGGGATGATTTGAAAATATTTTTAGCCGTCGCTCGAGAAGGCTCCGCAAGGGCTGCAGCTCATAAGCTCGGCGTTCACCATTCCACCGTGACCCGTCGCATTGAAGCGCTTGAATCAACCCAAAATGTGCGGCTTTTTGATCGCCTACCTAGCGGATATGCACTTGCGATCGCAGGTGAAGAACTCCTGCAGGCCGTCACTCGCATCGAAGACGAAATCAACGGCATTGAGCTACATATTCTCGGCCAGGATGCTCACCTAAAGGGGGATATTCGAGTCACTTTACCCGATGCGATGGCAACTGATCTGCTGATGCCGGATCTAGTCCGCTTCATGGATGCCTACCCTGAAGTCAATCTAGAGATCTTGATTTCCTATGGTCTCTTTAGCCTGACCAAGCGAGAAGCCGATGTCGCCATTCGGATTACCGAGAACCCACCCGAACATTTAGTGGGTCGCAAAGTCGCCTGCTATCACTGCGCGACCTATGCATCCCAAGGCTATCTGGAAACCCATAATTTACCTGCTGAGACTACTAACGCACACTGGATTGGCTGGGATTCTCCGACGCCTTATCCTGATTGGGTGCGCAAAAGTGAATTTCCTGACATCCCGATTCGAGGTCGTGTGAATCATCCTGTGGCGCAATTGGCTGCAGCGAAGGCGGGGTTTGGTGTGGCCCGCATACCTTGCTTTTTAGGCGATCCAGAACCCGCTTTGCAAAGAGTTCCTCCAGGAGAAAGTGCGCCCTGCCAAGACGTGTGGCTGTTGACGCATAAAGATTTAATATCGACAGTCCGCATCCAGACCTTTATGAACTTTATGGCAGATGCTTTTCACAAAAAACTGCCTCTGCTAGAGGGACGAGAAGTAAATGAGTGAGAATAATGCCTCTCCTACCTTTTGAGAGAGTAAAACCAAAATCGGCCTAAAAAAGAGCAAGATGCTTCTAGAAGCCATGAAAAACATGAGTTCCAAGATCTTGCCCTCAGGGTTTGATCTGACACAATTATTCACTAAGGCTGGCTTGAATGCATTTAGAATACTATGCTCAGCCCTGATTCATTAGATGTGCCAATCTGAATGTATGAACTTCTCGAATCGTTTATTCAAAAAGTTTATCCACAATGCCCTATCAACTTGATGCTCATCGAACCTTTACTCGAATTGAGGCAAGTGGAGAAAGGAGAATTTATATTTCGAGAAGGTGATATCTGTGACGCCGTTGGAATAACACACAAGGGCTGTTTAAGAAGTTTCTTTCTCAAAGATGGTAAAGAACTCACCTTGTTTTTTCACCCTGAACAATACACGCTAGGAGACTACGAAAGTCTGCGACGACAACGACCTGCCTATTTCTCATGCCAAGCTGTTGAAAATTCAGTGGTGCTTATGATGAATACTCAAGCCATCGAAGTTTTGGAAGCTTTGCCAAATGGGCAGAAACTACTACGGCTGGTAGTAGAAGACTTAGCATTTCAACTACGCGACCGCTTGCTCTCTCTCTATCGAGATCCGCCTGAACAGCGTTACCTAAGCTTTATCGAAACTGAACCCAAGCTGTTGCAACGAATTCCACAGCACTATATTGCTTCCTATCTCGGTATTGAACCCGAGTCTCTGAGTCGATTGAAGCGAAGAATTCAAAGTAGGCAAATCTCTTAACCGAGATCAATGCACACAATTAAGGAAGACAGTAAGCTTGCTCAAATTACTGTTTTTACTAAGAATCGCTATGTCACCCGAACAGAACAAAGCAATCGCCCTAAAATTCTATGAGATTTTTGATCAACAAGATACTGAGAAGGGACGAGAACTAATCTCCGCTGATATTATTGCTCAGGGTTTAGATGTTGTCCCAGTAGAAGGCATCGATGCAGTTATGGCGTATGGGGCAATGATGTTTTCTGCATTCCCAGATGGACGCCACGTGCTAGGTGAGGTCATTGCCGAAGGTGATAAAGTTTTCACCCGTGGTACTTTCAGTGGTACTCATCAAGGAGAGCTAATGGGTATGCCTGCATCAGGTAAATCCGTCAACTTTTCTGTTGTTCACATTGACCGTATTGTTGATGGGAAAGTGGTAGAGCATTGGGGACAAGGCGATACCCTTACAATGATGAAGCAGCTAGGAATTATCTTTTTCCCAGGCCCAAAGTTGATTCTGCGTATGTTGAGAAGATTCGTACTGGGATAATCTTCTTGGATCCTTAAATTTCCATGCGGTCACAGTAAGCGGCCAGACCATTAGCAATCGTTCCTCTGGCGAAAGGTCAGCATAGTCGCTTAGTGCTTCCGCATCGACTAGTGTCGTCTTTCGGACAATTTGGCGATTTGTCTTCGGTAGTGAACTGCCTTTCATGGATGGATTTTAGCACTGATAACGCTTTCACTCACCAAGCTGCGGCGACGGAGCGGTTCTAGTCCTTGATAACAGTGGTTGAGAAATGCCTGAACTCTTCCATTGCGCTTCAGGTCACGATGGGTCAGTAGCCAAACATCGGTGCCAAACCCTTTCAATACATCGCTCAATCGCACCAAATTATCACTGAGATCGGCATAAATAACTGGAAGGATGCAGGCACCGCCTCCAGCTTCAGCCATCATGAACAGTGCCGCCGGGGAATCGACACGAAAGCGAACTTGCTCAATCGGCACATGTCTCTCCATCCAAGCGTCGATCATGCGAGCATTGACAGCCGGATCCCAACCAATCCAGGGCAGCACATCCCAAGGTGTGGATGGCTGATTTGCGATGGCCGACCACTGGCCTTCTGCGATCGCAACATGGGCATAAACCGCATACTCAGTGTGTAGCGCGCGCATCCCCACGAGATTCTCATCAGGCTGTGTCGAAACCCGGATCGCAACATCAGCCTCTCGGCGGGTCAGGCTATGAAAGCGAGTCGTTCCCGAAACCAGCTCCAGCGTGATTTGTGGATATTGGACTGTAAAGCTGTTCAAGAGATCAGCGTGAAACAGCACAAACATATCCAAGAGCGCCACTCGCAAAACACCAGACAACACACTTTCCTTTCCCTTCGCCCCCCGCTGCAATGCATCTGACTCGACTTCCATCGCTTCCGCCGCTTCGACGACCTGTTCGCCATAGGACGTGAGGACTAGGCGTCCACTTACATTCTCGACCACCTTTGAACCTAGATCCTTCTCCAACATACGGATTCTGCGCGACACCGTACTGATATCCAGATCGAGCTGCGTCGCAGCTTTCTGCAACGTTCCCTCGCGCTGAAAGGTAAGTAGAACCTGGAGGTCAGACCAATTCAAGAGATATCCTTTGCTGGAGTTGCACAAACGCAAATAATACTTGTAAAAATCTGTAATGACAATGTATTTTTGCAAGTCTAGAATGCGTAGTCAAGGGAATCGATAGGCCCAGTCCAACCGTAAAGGAGCTAAGCTACATGACTGCAATCTCTTCAAATACGGTCGAGAGCGAAAAGACAGAAGATTTAGGAGCGCCTGCCTACTTGATGGCAACGCTGGAATTGTCCGACATAGATGCTTACATGACGAAATATGGTCAGCCCGTTTTTCCCGCGATTGTCGATGCAGGGGGTGAAGTTCTGGCGGCAACACCAACGGTTGACGTATTGGAAGGAAACTACAGCGCCAACTGGACTGTGATCATCAGGTTTCCGTCAATGGAGGCAATTCAGACCTTTTACCATTCCGACGACTATCGGCCCTTCATTCCGATCCGGCAAGCACTTTCTAATCCAGAGTCATCCACACTGCTGGCTCTCCCTGGCTTCAGTGGATTGCCAGGATAGCTGCGTTATGGGGGCAGCAAATTGTTTGTTGCGATCGCAACTCCTCCCACCTTGGGTACCTCGACCCATTCCACTCTTGTTTGGTGTGGGATTGCGACGGTCCCCGACCCACCTTCATCATGACTCACCCACAGAGAATGACTATGGCAAACATCATTGAATTTAAACAAACCGGCGGACCTGAGCAGCTTCAGATCATTGAGCGTCCCATCACACCCCCAGCCCCTGATGAAGTTCAGGTCGCTATCAAAGCCGCCGGACTCAATCGAGCGGAGCTTTTATTTCTAGCGGGCCAATATCTAGTCCAGCCATCTCTACCTAGTCGGATTGGCTTAGAAGCCTCCGGTGTCATCAAGGCTGTTGGAGAGAACGTGGATCAATTTTCAGTCGGTCAAGCCGCCTCGATTACCCCCAACCTTGATCCAACTCAATACGGCGTTTTGGGAGAAGTTGTTAACGTCCCGGTTGCTGCACTACAACTTAAACCTGAGAGCGCTAGCTTCATTAATGCCGCCGCGTTTTGGATGGCTTACCCGACCGCTTGGGGTGGCCTCGTCCAGACAGGGGGGCTCACGGCAAACGTTGGACAAAACGTTCTGATCTCAGCAGCAAGCTCCAGTGTCGGTATCGCAGCAATTCAGATTGCTAAAGCCTACGGAGCGAATGTGATTGCAACAACTCGCACGGCAGCAAAAGTCGATGCAATTCGTTCAGTTGGCCCTGATCACATCGTCGTTACCGATGAAGAAGATCTTGTGGAACGTGTACAAGCGATTACAAACAGCGAGGGCTTCGATATTGCCTTCGATCCCGTGGGTGGTCCCTTTGTCGAAGCACTCGCAACCGCCGCTGGCCGGGAAGCCATCATCGTTGAATACGGTCTTCTTTCTGGCGAACAGGCACCATTGCCGTTTTTCACAATGGTTGGGAAGGGTCTCTCAATCAAAGCCTTTCACCTGGTTTTCGATTTGCTACAGCACCCAGACCGACTCAAGATCGCGATCGAACACCTACTACCTCGACTGGAAGACGGCACCTATGCACCCGTCATCGACCAGATCTACCCACTAGAAAAGTTTCAAGAAGCATACCAGCGCCTAGCCTCAAACCAGCAGTTCGGCAAAGTGGTTATCGAGGTTACAGCATGAGCAGTCCACAGAAAACCGCTCACCGCTGCGGCTGATCGTCCATTGTCAGAAGAACAGCCCTTGACTCACACCAAGGAGGAATAATCTATGCCCCGAGCCAGTATGGCAACTCAAGACTGGACCTTTGGTGGAACCTGGCCGTATAAGCCGCGCTGGTTCCACAGCACTGACGGTCGAATGCACTACGTCGATGAAGGACCGCGCAAGGGCCGACCGATTGTAATGGTCCACGGGAACCCGACCTGGGGATACCTGTACCGTCGCTTCATTGAGGCTGTGACTGAGGCGGGATATCGGGCAATTGTCTTAGATCATCTTGGTTTTGGCCGTTCTCAGAAACCGGACAATCCAAAGCTGTACAGAATTCCACATCACGGCGATCGGTGTGAGGCCCTGCTTGAGTCGCTTGATTTACAAGATGCCACGATCCTTGTTCAAGATTGGGGTGGACCGATTGGGTTGACTTGGGCCGCTCGTCATCCCGAAAGAGTCCGCAGTCTTGCCATCTTAAATACCTATGCCCATCGTCCACCTGCTAAAGTTGCTCTTCCGATTCCCTTGCGACTGTTTCGCACCCCAGTGATCGGTGAACTGATGGTCAAGGGGCTACATGCCTTCGTGAAGATCTTTCTGTTCAAAGCAGGACTGGTTTATCCTCAACGGCTCAGTGAGCAGGAAAAAGCTGCCTATCTGGCTCCCCATCCAACGTGGTCGTCGCGCACTCCTATTCTCGTTTTTCCGCGAGAAATTCCGGCAGGACCGGAGGGGCGGGTGAGCGATTTTGTGGCTGTGGTGCATGACCAGCTCGTGGCTGCTTTCTATAACAAGCCCATTTTTATCGCCTGGCCCATGAAAGATATTGCCTTCGGACCCGAGATTCTAGAGGATCTATGGCTCCACGACTTCCCGAACGCTGATGTTCTGCGGATAGAGGATTCGGGCCACTACATCCAGGAGGATGCGCACGAGAAGGTGATTCCGAAACTCCTCGAATTTCTTGCGAAGTAGTCGGCATGTTGGGAACGACTTCGTGACGTCCATTGTGCAAATCCAAATGCTGGTGTAGCCAGGATATTTGAGGCTGCCCATTAGTAAAGCAAAACGTTATCAACAGTGAAATATCATGATCAAAAAGGTATCTATCTGGCCCATTGCCATATCTGTGCTGACGCTGACTGCTGTTCAGGAAGCAGGGTTTTCAGCACCCGATCCGTTATCCCCAGCAACCCAAACTGAGCAAGTGTCCATGAAGCAAATCATCTCGGCAGAGTTTCCCTTTGAGAAGAAGTTTGTTGAGGTTAATGGCTCAAAAATGGCCTACGTCGATGAAGGCGAAGGCCCGGTAGTGCTTTTCTTACACGGCAATCCAACATCGTCTTATCTGTGGCGCAATATTATTCCATATGTTTCGGACAACCATCGTGCGATCGCAATTGATCTGATCGGCATGGGCGACAGCGATAAGCCAGATATCGACTACACCTTCAGCGATCATACAGCCTATCTCGATGGCTTCATCAAAGCACTAAATCTCACCGACATCACACTGGTCGTCCACGATTGGGGATCTGCCCTGGGAATGCGCTATGCCCGCCTAAACGAAGACAACGTGAGTGGATTGGTCTTTATGGAAGCCGTGATACCGCCCGCCTTCCCGGCCCCCAACTACGAAGCCTTAGGACCGCAGCTCGGTGAAATATTTCGGAATCTTCGCACACCGGGCGTGGGAGAGCAGTTAGTGCTGGATAATAACTTCTTTGTCGAAACGATTCTGCCCAAGTTGGGCGTGATGCGAACCCTAACGCCACAGGAAATGGCGGCCTATCGTGCCCCTTATCTCACACGAGCGAGCCGTAAGCCCACCCTCCAATGGCCTCGTGAAATCCCCATCGGCGGAGAACCTTCTGCAACAACTGCTGAAGTTGCGGCTAATGGGAAATGGTTAATGTCTACAGACCTGCCAAAACTATTCTTCTATGCGGAACCGGGTGCCATTCTTCCGGTCCAGGCTGTTGAGTTTCTAAAAACCAACGTGAAAAATATGGAGACGGTTTCCATTGGTCCTGGTCTTCATTTCATTCAGGAGGATAATCCTCAGGTGATTGGTGAGGAAATATTCGCTTGGCTCGATCGTTCACAGCGTGCAAAGTAATTAATTCCCATACTCATTTTTAGGAGGTTTGGCCACTTTTCGTGATTTGTTTGGGAATAATATTGGAGTCGGCATTATCCAACTCTGACTTGATAAAGTCATTGTCGCGGACTTCTCGGTCCATTGGTTTGGCATCCTCTTTCTGGCAAAGTTGTCCGCCGTTATCCATACGTTTATAGTTATCCGGCTTTTCCAACAATATGATTGAAACCACACTTAGTGTCGTTTACGTACTAACGAATTCCGCGATGCCAGGTTTGGTTAAAATCGGCAAGACATCACAGGACGATCACAATACCCGAGTATCACAGCTTTATACAACGGGAGTACCGGTTCCATTCGATATCGAATATGCTTGCCGCGTTCCTAATCCTACCGAGGTTGAGGCTGCATTACACACCGCTTTTGCACCACAACGGATCAACCCGCGCCGCGAATTCTTTGAGATTGAACCAGATCAAGCAATTGCAATTCTTCGCTTGCTCAACGTCGAGGATGTCACGGATGAAGTTAAATCTGACTTGGATGGAATTGGTTCACAGGATCAGAACGCCGCAACGCGATTGCTTGCCCGGAGACCGAGCTTGAACTTCGAAGAAATGGGCATTCCAATTGGTTCGCAACTGGATTCTGTACCTACCGACGATGTCGCAATCGTTGTTGAGACCAAAAAGATCCGCTTTCGCAATTCTGCATTAACATCGCTTTCAGCCGCAACCAAGGAAATGCTTGGTCTTGACTATAGTGTGAAACCGACACCGCACTGGTCGTTCAGCGGTAAGAATCTACAGGAAATCTATAACGAAACCTATGCTGCCCTAGACTAACTCTGCCTCATGAGTTTTTATTCGATGTCTAGCCCGTAATCAGGCCGAAAACAAAGCTACCGAGCGCTAGAAAGAAACCAATCCCCCAGGCAGAATTGCGAAATGGTGTGATGCCTGCGGCATGGAAAAAGAAATGTAGCCCCCGTGTGATACGAAATGCGATCGCAACTGATTAAGTTCAGTATTTTAGATATTTGCTCGCAAGCATCTATTGAGTGGATGAAACGTTAGATCGCCTACTATCGTTTAGCAGGTGATCTAACAACGGCTGTTCCGAGTGGAAATTCGTCGTTACTGAAATTGGGATAGTTCGCAAAGATGCGGTAGGGTACGGCGAGACCTTTAAGAACTTGCCCTTGAACCCGAGAGTTCAACATCACCACTCGGAGCGTCTTGCCGGAAGGGATTGGCTCTGCAAAAGTGAGCGCAAACTCTTCAAAACCAAAGTCCTCTTTAGGTTCAACTTGTACACCATCAACGAAGACAGATAAACCATCAAGCTCATGGAAGGTCACGCACTGGACACGGAGACGTTGCAACGGATCTGCCTGCACAGAAACCTCGAAAAAGTGATCTTGTCCGTTACGAAGCACACCCGCTTCAGAGACTACCGTTGCAGAAGAAGCCCGTGTTTCAACAGGAATTGCACATATACCGCTGACCATTGCAACTGTGACCAGGCCATTCATAAATAGCTTCTTCATTAATACATCCTCAATATATTTTGCATGGCATCTCTAAGATGCTGGGACTTCAAAATTAGAGTGTACTCAGGGAACGTTCTAGAAAATCACTTGGGCTTATGCAGAACACCTAATTTAGATATGCCTTCTTCAGCTATCGCTGCATCGTGACTCTTGTCTGAACAACTTGAACCGCTTTCAAAAAGAGGGGTTGCACGATCGAAGACTGAGAATTTAGTCACTTGATACAGCTCTAGTTTTCTCCCAGTCGTGCTTAATTAGGCATTATTGAAAGCTAGCTTCACTTTTATGAGCCAAAATGAGCAGAAGATAAATATTGACCTGTATGAGTGTTAAATATGCTGATAAGCGTCACAGTACGGCTGTTTCGACTTCTGCGTTCTACACTTTCTTACTCACACAGTATTCGCGCTGCTGGCCCAGCAGCCCAAAAGTAGATATGACATCAGCAGCTGACACGAATGGTTATTGACATTCAACAAGCGACCAAGATCCAGCCTTTGTTTCACCAGACCTCCGCATGAATCGCTATTCGATGTTTAGCCCGTAATCAAACCGAAAACAAAGCTACCGAGAGCTAGAAAGAAACCTATTCCCCAAGCGAAACGGCGAAACGCCTGCGGCATAGAAAAAGAAGCGATTCAGCTTCCCCTTGATCTAGATAAGATCAAATGAGAGAAAGGATTTGAGAAGGATCTCAGTGTGATTTAAATGGCTGGAAAGAGTGAAAATCTAGATTCCTGAAAGCTTTGCTATGTATAGATCCTAGAACCATTTTGTGCCTTTTTACACCTATCTCAACATGGCCTCCTAGTCATCCATTACCGCCGCACAGTAAGCTGCAGCGGCAATTTTTTTGTTTGGAAAATCTATAGAGGCCAAGTTGTGACTAAAAACACGCCTAGCGTAGCCAGTGCCAGTAAACCTTGAACAAGATTTCCGATCAAAGAACTAACCACAACGCCTAGCGCAGCTTTCAGAGCCTGCTTCGGTTTGCGTTGGTGCAGGAGTTCACCCACAAATGCCCCGAGAAAGGGACCAATGATGAGACCGAGAATCGGGCCACCTACGGGTAAAGCTGGCAATAGACCTAAGACGCCAGCCACTAAACCCACAATGGCTCCAATTTGACCCCAGCGGCTGGCTCCAGCCTTTTTTGCCCCCCAAAAGGTAGCCAGGAAATCGACGCCGATGCCGAGTAGGAGAACTGCGATCGCAACTCCCAACGCAACCGCCACCGCTCCAAAGCCCTTAATCACGCCCCAAACGATAATCGCCACCAAAATCAAACCCACACCGGGCACAGCCGGAACAACGGAACCAATAACTCCGGCAATCATCACCGCCACCAGCAGCCAGTAAATAATAATGGTGTCGTTCTGTAGCGACGCCACCCAAGCAATGCTCTGGGCTTGGAGGGCCGTCACCCAATGAATAATTTTGGCCTGAAGGGCGACCAGCCAACTCACGAAATTTATCCGCAGATCTGTGATCCAGGTTGGCGTTTTGAGGGCAAAGGTTAAGTCCACTGAGGTTATCCTGAAATTTCGAGGGTTGAACTGGCTTGGCTGAGGGTGTAGTCAAGTTTATTTGCGATAGCATCCACCCAAGCTTCATCTTGACGGGTATAGCTACGTGGGGCATTGGCTCCTAAAACTAAAACCCCTTCTGAGCCGATGGGCTGGCAGATCACACCTTGGGTATTGTCAGGTAAATAGTTAAACTCCACCTTGCCAGGATAGAGCTTCAGCGCCACCAGATACACCGGCTTTTGCTGCGTTAAAACACGCTCGGCAATAGCACCCGGCTTGACCTCTCGCTCTGGCCCCAAAACACCCCGGCGCAGAATGGTTTTGCCTTGGTAATAGATGGCTAGCGATCGCGTCACTGTATTTGTGAGCAAAATATGGGAGGCCCAAGCCAACTCAGTTTTGACAGACTCTGGCAG contains:
- a CDS encoding cofactor assembly of complex C subunit B; translation: MAQSDPNKIIRRLPIVVGALGECLFFLNRVFTPELLSSQSRSDALGVIVCAVLILVGLLWRQLQPTAPEAVELEGESGFELDPDLPESVKTELAWASHILLTNTVTRSLAIYYQGKTILRRGVLGPEREVKPGAIAERVLTQQKPVYLVALKLYPGKVEFNYLPDNTQGVICQPIGSEGVLVLGANAPRSYTRQDEAWVDAIANKLDYTLSQASSTLEISG
- a CDS encoding DUF456 domain-containing protein codes for the protein MIAGVIGSVVPAVPGVGLILVAIIVWGVIKGFGAVAVALGVAIAVLLLGIGVDFLATFWGAKKAGASRWGQIGAIVGLVAGVLGLLPALPVGGPILGLIIGPFLGAFVGELLHQRKPKQALKAALGVVVSSLIGNLVQGLLALATLGVFLVTTWPL
- a CDS encoding haloalkane dehalogenase, encoding MIKKVSIWPIAISVLTLTAVQEAGFSAPDPLSPATQTEQVSMKQIISAEFPFEKKFVEVNGSKMAYVDEGEGPVVLFLHGNPTSSYLWRNIIPYVSDNHRAIAIDLIGMGDSDKPDIDYTFSDHTAYLDGFIKALNLTDITLVVHDWGSALGMRYARLNEDNVSGLVFMEAVIPPAFPAPNYEALGPQLGEIFRNLRTPGVGEQLVLDNNFFVETILPKLGVMRTLTPQEMAAYRAPYLTRASRKPTLQWPREIPIGGEPSATTAEVAANGKWLMSTDLPKLFFYAEPGAILPVQAVEFLKTNVKNMETVSIGPGLHFIQEDNPQVIGEEIFAWLDRSQRAK
- a CDS encoding GIY-YIG nuclease family protein; translation: MIETTLSVVYVLTNSAMPGLVKIGKTSQDDHNTRVSQLYTTGVPVPFDIEYACRVPNPTEVEAALHTAFAPQRINPRREFFEIEPDQAIAILRLLNVEDVTDEVKSDLDGIGSQDQNAATRLLARRPSLNFEEMGIPIGSQLDSVPTDDVAIVVETKKIRFRNSALTSLSAATKEMLGLDYSVKPTPHWSFSGKNLQEIYNETYAALD